The Micromonospora siamensis genome contains the following window.
TCAGCGCGTCCAGTCGGAGGTGCTCGAGGGCCTCGCGACGGCGGTCAACCACCGTCGCTGGTTCGTGGAACTGGCCGTGCCCCACCTCGGTGACAACCCGATCGAGATCGGCAGCGGCCTTGGCGACTACGCGCTGGAGTGGGCGGAGCACTTCCCCCGGTTCACCGCCACCGAGGCCGACCCGGACCGGCTGGTGTCGCTGAAGGAGCGCCTCGCCGACCGGCCGAACATCGAGGTCCGGCAGATGCTGCTGCCGCACTCGGAGCGCGGCGACTACAGCGCCGCCGTGTCGTACAACGTGCTCGAGCACATCGACGACCACGTCGGGGCCCTGCGCAGCATGCGGGACCTGGTCCGCCCGGGCGGCAGGATCGTGCTGATCGTGCCGGCGTTCCAGTTCGCCATGGGTCCCGCCGACATCGCCACCGGCCACGTCCGGCGCTACACCAGGAAGACGCTGGGCGCCGCGCTGACCGAGGCGGGCCTGGAGGTCGAGGAGCTGCACTACGCCAACGCGCTCGGCCTG
Protein-coding sequences here:
- a CDS encoding class I SAM-dependent methyltransferase, with product MAEITGDQRVQSEVLEGLATAVNHRRWFVELAVPHLGDNPIEIGSGLGDYALEWAEHFPRFTATEADPDRLVSLKERLADRPNIEVRQMLLPHSERGDYSAAVSYNVLEHIDDHVGALRSMRDLVRPGGRIVLIVPAFQFAMGPADIATGHVRRYTRKTLGAALTEAGLEVEELHYANALGLIGYFMATKVFRLMPKEGPMVKVYDSLVLPVTKAAEQRVRPPFGQSVFAVARVPA